In a single window of the bacterium genome:
- a CDS encoding magnesium transporter CorA family protein, which produces MIDILLFNRNLQEVKNIQIDEVSASVGNPENLIWVDIEYAPDIYPSQEIKDLLQNVLKIHPLNIEDCTISGQNPKFEEFQDYSFSIVYAIKNLNGEEVKFDEIDIAIGKNYVLTYRHTLIEEVDTVKNTFKSKINHIHKNSSMLFHTVIDHIIDGYQSVVENLDIKIDKMGNKLFKAPNQPKIIIGLNSIKELLTEIRSIVVAEEGVFLNASKGFYSIVNEEENIFFKDIYDHLNKILDKIDKQSSTISNLFLIQMNLSTQKLNDLIKFLTIISAVLLPASVIAGIFGMNFHKMPPLEHPAGFYITIFSMFFVGLLMVIFFIKKKWI; this is translated from the coding sequence ATGATTGATATATTGCTTTTTAACAGAAATCTTCAGGAAGTTAAAAATATCCAAATAGATGAAGTTTCCGCCTCTGTTGGTAATCCTGAAAACCTTATATGGGTTGACATTGAGTATGCTCCTGATATTTATCCGTCTCAGGAAATTAAAGACCTTCTTCAAAATGTCCTTAAAATTCATCCGTTAAATATTGAAGATTGCACAATATCAGGACAAAACCCGAAATTTGAAGAGTTTCAGGATTACAGTTTTTCAATAGTTTACGCTATAAAGAACTTAAACGGGGAAGAAGTCAAATTTGATGAAATCGACATTGCTATCGGTAAAAATTACGTGCTTACATACAGACATACACTTATTGAAGAAGTGGACACAGTAAAAAATACTTTTAAATCCAAAATAAACCATATACACAAAAATTCTTCAATGCTTTTTCACACAGTAATTGACCACATAATCGATGGTTACCAGTCAGTTGTTGAAAATTTAGATATAAAAATCGATAAAATGGGCAACAAACTCTTTAAAGCCCCAAACCAACCAAAGATAATAATAGGATTAAACTCTATAAAAGAGCTTTTAACTGAAATAAGAAGTATTGTTGTTGCGGAAGAAGGTGTGTTTTTGAATGCGAGCAAAGGATTTTATTCAATAGTAAATGAAGAGGAAAATATCTTTTTTAAGGATATTTATGACCACCTGAATAAAATCCTTGATAAAATTGATAAACAAAGCAGCACTATTTCAAATCTTTTTCTTATTCAGATGAACTTATCAACCCAAAAACTAAATGACCTTATAAAATTTCTTACGATAATTTCTGCTGTTTTACTTCCTGCAAGCGTTATAGCAGGAATCTTCGGGATGAATTTTCATAAAATGCCTCCGTTAGAACATCCGGCAGGTTTTTATATAACAATCTTTTCTATGTTTTTTGTAGGGCTTTTAATGGTAATATTTTTTATTAAGAAAAAATGGATTTAA